The following are encoded together in the Pedobacter steynii genome:
- the recJ gene encoding single-stranded-DNA-specific exonuclease RecJ, translating into MEKRWVQAVKGNKETTDLLAQQLNIDQSLAQILVQRGISSFEEAKDFFRPQMAQLHDPFLMKDMDKAISRIELALSNHEKILVYGDYDVDGTTSVALTYSFFSQFTENIEYYIPDRHKEGYGISTQGIDYAHKNGQSLIIALDCGIKSVDKVAYANTLGIDFIICDHHLPGDELPAAAALLDPKRADCPYPFKELAGCGIGFKLAQAYCLQHQLPAEKYEQYLDLVMVSIAADIVPVEDENRILAYHGLVKLNRNPCMGLKALMDISGRNKDYTLTDVVFVLAPRINAAGRMDHANEAVKMLLCEEDSLALSQSEFINQQNTERKTSDQNITAEALALIADCDILIHKKTTVVYHESWNKGVIGIVASRLTEKYYRPTIVLTESNGLLTGSARSVAGFDLYEALVGCEDLLVQFGGHKFAAGLTMKPENIDAFSDRFEQIVAATITEDLLCPEIKIDTEIQFAQIDGKFQRIISQMAPFGPHNPAPIFVTHGVTLATKPYVVATKHLKLNIKQQNSVIFESIGFGLAEFETLLQFDQPFSICYTIEENIWKEQRRLQLNIKGIKI; encoded by the coding sequence ATGGAAAAAAGATGGGTGCAAGCTGTAAAGGGGAATAAGGAAACAACAGATTTGCTTGCACAGCAATTAAATATAGACCAGAGTTTAGCACAGATATTAGTACAGCGGGGCATTTCTTCTTTTGAAGAAGCCAAAGATTTTTTCAGGCCTCAGATGGCACAATTGCATGATCCTTTCCTGATGAAAGACATGGATAAGGCCATCAGCAGGATTGAACTGGCCCTCAGTAATCATGAAAAAATACTGGTCTACGGTGATTACGATGTGGATGGGACAACATCTGTTGCCCTGACATATAGCTTTTTCAGCCAGTTTACAGAAAACATTGAATATTACATTCCAGACAGACACAAGGAGGGATATGGCATCTCTACCCAGGGGATTGATTACGCCCATAAAAATGGACAGAGCCTGATTATAGCCCTGGATTGTGGGATAAAATCTGTAGATAAAGTCGCCTATGCCAACACGCTTGGTATAGATTTCATCATATGCGACCACCATCTTCCAGGAGATGAACTGCCTGCAGCGGCAGCATTACTGGATCCTAAACGGGCCGACTGCCCCTACCCTTTTAAAGAACTGGCGGGATGCGGAATAGGATTTAAGCTTGCCCAGGCCTATTGCCTGCAACATCAGCTTCCCGCAGAAAAATACGAACAGTACCTGGACCTGGTTATGGTTAGCATTGCAGCGGATATTGTTCCTGTAGAAGATGAAAACAGAATATTAGCTTATCATGGCCTGGTTAAATTAAACCGTAATCCCTGTATGGGCTTAAAGGCCCTGATGGACATTTCCGGGCGGAACAAAGATTATACACTTACGGATGTCGTCTTCGTATTGGCACCAAGAATTAATGCCGCAGGCCGGATGGACCATGCCAATGAAGCGGTTAAAATGCTGCTTTGTGAGGAAGACAGTCTGGCACTGTCCCAAAGTGAATTCATCAATCAACAAAATACAGAACGTAAAACTTCAGACCAGAACATTACGGCAGAAGCTCTTGCTTTGATTGCAGATTGCGATATACTGATCCATAAAAAGACAACAGTTGTTTATCATGAAAGCTGGAATAAAGGCGTAATCGGAATTGTGGCTTCCCGCCTGACCGAAAAATATTACCGGCCAACCATTGTTCTGACCGAATCGAACGGTCTGCTGACCGGATCTGCCCGTTCTGTGGCGGGGTTTGACCTGTATGAGGCTTTAGTTGGCTGCGAAGATCTGCTGGTACAATTTGGCGGGCATAAATTTGCGGCCGGGCTGACCATGAAGCCGGAAAATATTGACGCTTTTTCAGACCGGTTTGAACAAATTGTTGCTGCGACCATTACTGAGGACCTGCTATGCCCTGAAATCAAGATAGATACAGAGATTCAATTCGCGCAGATTGACGGTAAATTTCAACGCATCATTTCACAGATGGCCCCCTTCGGGCCGCATAATCCAGCACCTATTTTTGTGACTCATGGGGTAACTCTGGCAACAAAGCCTTATGTTGTGGCGACAAAACATTTAAAATTGAACATAAAACAACAAAATTCAGTTATTTTTGAAAGCATTGGATTTGGATTAGCAGAATTTGAAACACTGTTACAATTCGACCAACCTTTTTCTATTTGTTATACGATAGAGGAAAATATCTGGAAAGAACAGAGACGTTTGCAGTTGAATATTAAAGGGATTAAGATATAA
- a CDS encoding GH3 auxin-responsive promoter family protein: MAIVNSIFTWYMKKRVHQIELFMKYPHDVQEEWFQKLISSAADTEWGTKYDYRSILSPKQFKERVPIQNYDTLKPFIERMLKGEQNILWSSEIKWFAKSSGTTSDRSKFIPVSEESLQECHFKGGKDLLSIFCNNRPENQILTGKGLVLGGSHQINQLNEDSFYGDLSAVLIKNLPMWAEYYRTPNISIALMDNYEEKMEKMAEATIKENVTNIAGVPTWTIVLAKKVLEMTGKRNLLEVWPNLELYIHGAVNFKPYREQFKELIPCNEMYYLETYNASEGFFGIQDEVNSDELLLMLDYGIYYEFLPIEKLEDENPDTLSLEQVQLNKNYAIIISTNGGLWRYMIGDTVQFTSLSPYRIKITGRTKHFINAFGEEVIIDNAEQAICKACTETGAVFKDYTACPIYFKGEEVGGHEWIIEFDQQPDDFERFVDILDQTLREVNSDYDAKRFKDMALRRPKVHNAPYNTFYNWLKSKGKLGGQHKVPRLANERTYVEEILPMMK, translated from the coding sequence ATGGCAATTGTAAATTCGATTTTTACCTGGTATATGAAAAAGCGTGTTCATCAGATCGAGCTTTTCATGAAATACCCGCATGATGTACAGGAAGAATGGTTTCAGAAACTGATTTCCAGTGCAGCTGACACAGAATGGGGAACAAAATACGACTACCGCTCCATCCTGTCACCCAAGCAATTTAAGGAGCGGGTCCCTATACAGAACTATGATACTTTAAAACCTTTTATAGAGCGGATGCTCAAGGGAGAACAGAACATCCTCTGGTCTTCCGAAATAAAGTGGTTTGCGAAATCTTCAGGTACGACCAGCGACAGGAGTAAATTTATTCCGGTATCGGAGGAGTCTCTCCAGGAATGCCATTTTAAAGGAGGAAAAGACCTTTTGTCTATCTTCTGCAACAACCGTCCGGAAAATCAGATCCTTACCGGTAAAGGCCTGGTTCTTGGTGGCAGCCATCAGATTAACCAGCTGAATGAAGATTCCTTTTATGGTGATCTCTCGGCTGTGCTGATTAAAAACCTGCCCATGTGGGCGGAATATTACCGTACCCCCAACATCTCTATCGCACTCATGGACAACTATGAGGAAAAAATGGAGAAAATGGCAGAGGCAACCATTAAAGAGAATGTAACCAATATTGCCGGAGTTCCTACCTGGACAATTGTACTGGCAAAAAAGGTGCTGGAAATGACCGGAAAGAGAAACCTGCTGGAAGTATGGCCCAACCTGGAACTATACATTCATGGTGCAGTAAATTTCAAACCTTACCGCGAGCAGTTTAAAGAACTTATCCCTTGTAATGAAATGTATTATCTGGAAACTTATAATGCATCTGAGGGTTTCTTTGGCATTCAGGATGAAGTAAATTCAGATGAATTACTGCTCATGCTGGATTATGGTATTTATTATGAGTTTCTTCCGATTGAAAAACTGGAGGATGAGAATCCGGATACTTTATCTCTGGAACAGGTTCAGCTAAATAAAAACTACGCCATCATTATTTCTACCAACGGTGGATTATGGCGTTATATGATTGGTGATACCGTACAGTTTACCAGCCTCTCCCCTTACCGGATTAAAATTACCGGACGTACGAAACATTTCATCAATGCTTTTGGAGAAGAAGTGATTATTGATAATGCAGAACAGGCAATCTGTAAAGCATGTACGGAAACGGGGGCTGTGTTTAAAGATTATACGGCCTGTCCTATTTATTTTAAAGGAGAGGAAGTCGGAGGTCATGAATGGATCATTGAATTCGATCAGCAGCCTGATGATTTTGAAAGATTTGTGGATATCCTGGACCAGACCCTTCGCGAAGTAAATTCCGATTATGATGCCAAGCGTTTTAAGGATATGGCTTTACGCAGACCGAAAGTTCACAATGCTCCTTACAATACGTTTTACAACTGGTTAAAGTCTAAAGGTAAGCTGGGTGGACAACATAAAGTACCCAGACTGGCAAATGAACGCACTTATGTAGAAGAAATATTGCCCATGATGAAGTAA
- a CDS encoding MBL fold metallo-hydrolase, whose amino-acid sequence MQVFTLYEGSYSVDATKKFLPFNPETDNPKDRPASLFIHVQPFLVKLADQLVLFDTGLGYSNEDGQLILHENIRKAGFKPEEVTMVLMSHLHFDHSGGMIHQVGDKIELSFPDAVYVIQRGEWENAFTNSSSSYKTEIFDFLQRNAQLSFIEGSGQLTSEISYELTGAHTPFHQTFLLDDGTDKVFFGGDVLPEPEELLRKFIAKYDFDGRKAMELRDEFGQKAAAENWNCLFYHGKSRATGFVTYNDGQFKIH is encoded by the coding sequence TTGCAAGTTTTCACTTTATATGAAGGATCTTATTCCGTAGACGCAACAAAAAAATTCCTTCCCTTCAATCCGGAAACAGACAATCCTAAAGATCGTCCGGCCTCTTTATTTATTCATGTTCAACCTTTTCTGGTGAAATTAGCAGATCAACTGGTATTGTTTGATACCGGCCTGGGGTATAGCAATGAGGATGGACAATTGATCTTGCATGAAAATATCCGAAAAGCTGGTTTTAAACCGGAAGAAGTAACCATGGTCCTGATGTCACATTTGCATTTTGACCATTCCGGTGGAATGATCCATCAGGTGGGGGATAAGATTGAACTGAGCTTCCCTGATGCCGTCTATGTGATTCAACGCGGAGAGTGGGAAAACGCATTTACCAACTCTTCTTCTTCCTATAAAACAGAGATCTTTGACTTTCTGCAACGAAATGCCCAATTGAGTTTCATTGAGGGTTCAGGACAACTGACTTCGGAAATCAGTTATGAACTGACGGGTGCACATACTCCTTTCCATCAGACTTTTCTGTTGGATGACGGGACGGACAAAGTATTCTTTGGAGGGGACGTGTTACCGGAACCAGAGGAGTTATTGAGGAAATTTATTGCCAAGTATGATTTTGATGGCAGAAAGGCAATGGAACTGAGGGACGAATTCGGACAGAAAGCAGCAGCAGAAAATTGGAACTGCCTGTTTTATCATGGGAAGTCAAGAGCTACCGGATTTGTAACTTATAATGATGGACAGTTTAAAATCCACTAG
- a CDS encoding M13 family metallopeptidase, which translates to MKKSIGIPMVAGSMLFLAACSNSDTKELHSGIILKNMDTTVAPGNNFTEYVNGTWMKNTKIPSDKSSYGVGAIVNDKAQEDVKAIIENAAKGASAEGSDEQKIGDFYESYMNMKVRDSIGLAPITAEFKKIDAIASPKDLSAYFAYANKIGNMIPMSVGIIEDFKDPKKYMLYTWQGGLGLPEREYYSLTDAKSKDIRSKYLLHIERMLTLGGIADAKVKAGQIMSLETLIASKHMKKEETRNMAGLYNKYAIKDLGKLMPDFDWTTLLAEAGIKNQDSLVITQVAYAKALNGILKSTPLDTWKTYLKWSALTGAGSALNTAIDKENFDFYSKTLYGVQEQKPQWRRAVDVVNGSLGEMVGKLYVEKHFPPAAKARMLKLVDNLLKAYESSIKELDWMSPETKKQALEKISKFTPKIGYPDKWRDYSSLKVVKHDLYGNEKRAAEFEYNRNLNKLGKPVDRTEWGMTPQEVNAYYNPTMNEIVFPAAILQPPFFDMNAEDAVNYGGIGAVIGHEVGHGFDDQGSTFDGDGVMRNWWTAKDNSEFKKRTGALVAQYSAFKVFPDLNVNGEFTLGENIGDLGGLSIALKAYKASLNGKPAPVMDGFTGEQRVFLGWGQVWLNKSNAESLRNQVGTDPHSPAQFRVNGVVRNIPEFYTAFKVKATDSLYLAPEKRVKIW; encoded by the coding sequence ATGAAAAAATCGATTGGAATTCCTATGGTAGCAGGTTCCATGTTATTTCTCGCTGCTTGCAGTAATTCCGATACAAAGGAGCTGCACTCGGGAATCATCCTTAAAAATATGGACACCACGGTGGCTCCCGGAAATAACTTTACGGAGTACGTGAATGGTACCTGGATGAAAAACACAAAAATTCCTTCAGATAAGTCTTCTTATGGTGTAGGTGCCATTGTTAATGACAAGGCCCAGGAAGATGTAAAAGCCATTATAGAAAATGCAGCTAAGGGTGCATCGGCTGAAGGTTCAGATGAGCAAAAGATAGGTGATTTCTATGAATCTTATATGAACATGAAAGTTCGTGATTCTATCGGACTGGCCCCAATTACTGCGGAGTTTAAGAAAATTGATGCCATTGCTTCTCCTAAAGACCTTTCTGCTTATTTTGCTTATGCGAACAAGATTGGAAATATGATCCCTATGAGTGTAGGAATTATTGAGGATTTTAAAGACCCAAAGAAATATATGCTGTATACCTGGCAAGGTGGATTGGGGCTTCCTGAGCGTGAATACTACTCATTGACGGATGCAAAATCTAAAGACATCCGAAGCAAATACCTGTTGCACATTGAACGTATGCTCACCCTGGGCGGAATAGCTGATGCAAAAGTTAAAGCCGGGCAGATCATGTCATTGGAAACATTAATTGCTTCTAAACACATGAAAAAGGAAGAAACCAGGAACATGGCAGGCTTATATAATAAGTATGCCATCAAAGACCTTGGTAAACTGATGCCTGATTTTGACTGGACTACACTATTGGCTGAAGCAGGAATCAAAAATCAGGATAGCCTGGTAATCACCCAGGTTGCCTATGCGAAAGCATTGAATGGTATTCTTAAAAGTACGCCTTTAGATACCTGGAAGACCTACCTGAAATGGAGCGCGCTTACAGGGGCCGGATCAGCATTGAACACCGCAATTGATAAAGAAAACTTTGATTTCTATTCTAAAACGCTTTACGGTGTTCAGGAACAAAAACCTCAATGGCGCAGGGCAGTAGACGTGGTGAATGGAAGTTTAGGTGAAATGGTTGGAAAACTATATGTAGAAAAACATTTCCCACCTGCTGCTAAAGCGCGCATGCTTAAGCTGGTGGATAACTTGTTGAAAGCCTATGAATCAAGCATTAAAGAGCTGGACTGGATGAGCCCGGAAACTAAAAAACAGGCTTTGGAGAAAATCAGTAAGTTCACCCCTAAAATCGGATATCCCGATAAATGGAGAGATTATTCTTCTCTGAAAGTTGTAAAACATGACCTTTATGGAAATGAGAAACGTGCTGCGGAATTTGAATATAACCGTAACCTGAACAAATTGGGTAAACCTGTAGACCGTACAGAATGGGGAATGACGCCTCAGGAAGTAAATGCATATTACAATCCGACTATGAATGAGATTGTATTCCCTGCAGCGATCTTACAACCCCCTTTCTTTGATATGAATGCCGAAGATGCGGTAAATTACGGTGGAATCGGAGCGGTAATTGGTCATGAGGTTGGACACGGTTTTGATGATCAGGGCAGTACTTTCGATGGAGATGGAGTGATGCGTAACTGGTGGACTGCAAAAGACAATTCGGAATTCAAAAAGAGAACCGGTGCTTTGGTTGCGCAATACAGCGCCTTCAAGGTGTTTCCTGATCTGAATGTAAATGGAGAATTTACACTTGGAGAAAATATTGGAGACCTTGGTGGATTAAGCATTGCCTTAAAAGCCTATAAAGCAAGTCTCAATGGCAAACCTGCACCAGTGATGGATGGTTTTACCGGAGAGCAGCGTGTGTTTCTGGGCTGGGGACAGGTATGGTTAAATAAATCTAATGCAGAATCATTGAGAAACCAGGTTGGGACCGACCCTCATTCTCCCGCACAGTTCAGGGTGAATGGAGTGGTGAGGAACATTCCGGAGTTCTATACCGCTTTCAAAGTGAAAGCAACAGATTCTTTATATCTGGCTCCTGAAAAGAGAGTTAAAATCTGGTAA
- a CDS encoding YceI family protein, producing the protein MKLKLTSLALLVIVIASSAFIAPVFKADTYKVDAAKSTITWVGKKLTGSHNGTIDLQSGTLSFNGKKLAGGNFVIDMTTIKDADKSANLEKHLKADDFFGTDKFASSTFTIKKVAGNGNTVNVTGDLTIKGITNSITFPATLAWNADGSVTASADKVSVDRTKYGIKYKSKSIFPDVGDKMINDEFELAIKLVAKK; encoded by the coding sequence ATGAAATTAAAATTAACTTCCCTGGCCTTACTAGTTATAGTAATTGCCTCGTCGGCTTTCATAGCCCCAGTATTTAAAGCTGATACTTATAAAGTTGATGCTGCAAAATCAACCATCACCTGGGTAGGTAAAAAATTAACTGGCAGCCATAATGGTACCATTGACCTTCAATCTGGTACATTGTCTTTTAATGGAAAAAAATTAGCCGGTGGTAATTTCGTAATTGATATGACCACAATTAAGGATGCAGATAAAAGTGCAAACTTAGAAAAGCACTTAAAAGCAGACGATTTTTTTGGAACGGATAAATTTGCTTCCTCTACATTCACGATTAAAAAAGTAGCCGGTAACGGAAATACGGTAAATGTAACAGGTGATTTAACCATCAAAGGAATTACAAATTCTATTACTTTCCCTGCTACTTTAGCATGGAATGCTGATGGCTCTGTGACTGCTTCAGCAGACAAAGTAAGCGTTGACAGAACGAAATACGGGATTAAATACAAATCTAAAAGTATCTTCCCTGATGTGGGTGACAAGATGATTAACGATGAATTTGAACTGGCTATTAAACTTGTGGCTAAAAAATAA
- a CDS encoding CBS domain-containing protein: MKTVKQLLSTKSGDIFSVPADTSVLNALRVMMEKNISALLILEERQLLGIFTERDYARKIILQGKASADTLLNEVMTSQPITVSPEDSLDHCMQTMTDKHIRHLPVVQGDQLIGMVSIGDVVKFIIEDQKQTISQLESYISS, from the coding sequence ATGAAAACTGTAAAACAACTACTCAGCACTAAATCAGGGGATATTTTTTCAGTTCCGGCAGATACATCGGTTCTAAATGCGCTTCGGGTAATGATGGAAAAAAACATCAGTGCCCTGCTTATTCTGGAGGAGCGTCAGTTATTAGGAATATTTACGGAAAGGGATTATGCGCGAAAGATCATTCTTCAGGGAAAAGCTTCAGCAGACACCCTGCTGAATGAAGTGATGACCTCCCAGCCCATTACGGTATCTCCGGAAGACAGCCTGGATCATTGCATGCAAACCATGACAGACAAGCACATCAGGCACTTACCTGTAGTTCAGGGAGATCAGCTAATCGGAATGGTATCCATAGGCGACGTCGTTAAATTCATTATTGAAGATCAAAAACAAACCATCTCTCAGTTAGAGAGTTATATCAGCAGCTAA
- the lptB gene encoding LPS export ABC transporter ATP-binding protein: MILRADNLIKKYKQRTVVNDVSFSVSQGEIVGLLGPNGAGKTTSFYMIVGLIKPNEGTIFLDDEDITSDAMYKRAQKGIGYLAQEASVFRKLSVEDNIMAILEMTKMSREERHEKLEELINEFSLHKVRKNRGDLLSGGERRRTEIARALAASPNFILLDEPFAGVDPIAVEEIQSIVAKLKQKNIGILITDHNVQETLSITDRAYLLFEGKILESGTPEVLAANEMVRRVYLGSNFVLRTKKL; the protein is encoded by the coding sequence ATGATATTAAGAGCTGATAATCTAATCAAAAAATACAAGCAGAGAACCGTTGTAAATGACGTTTCATTTTCTGTGAGCCAAGGGGAAATTGTAGGTTTACTTGGACCTAACGGAGCGGGAAAAACGACCTCATTCTATATGATTGTCGGATTAATTAAACCCAATGAAGGCACTATTTTTTTAGATGATGAAGACATCACCTCTGATGCCATGTACAAAAGGGCGCAGAAAGGTATCGGTTATCTGGCACAGGAAGCTTCTGTATTCCGTAAGTTATCTGTTGAAGATAACATTATGGCTATCCTGGAGATGACGAAAATGAGCCGTGAAGAGCGTCACGAAAAACTGGAAGAACTGATCAATGAATTCAGTTTGCATAAAGTACGTAAAAACCGTGGCGACCTGCTTTCAGGAGGAGAACGCCGGAGAACGGAAATTGCGAGGGCACTGGCAGCCAGTCCGAACTTTATCCTGCTGGATGAACCTTTTGCAGGGGTCGATCCCATTGCTGTAGAGGAAATCCAATCCATTGTAGCTAAATTAAAACAAAAAAATATAGGTATCTTAATTACCGACCATAACGTGCAGGAAACGCTTTCCATCACGGACAGGGCTTATTTACTATTTGAAGGTAAAATATTAGAATCCGGAACACCAGAAGTACTCGCTGCCAATGAAATGGTGAGAAGAGTCTATCTGGGATCAAACTTCGTGCTCCGTACTAAAAAATTATAA
- a CDS encoding response regulator encodes MMTSKIKLLVIDDDDINIFIIKKIVEKTGYNVEMISKTNGQIAIDYLAGVVSSAEQLPQLILIDINMPVLNGWEFLEAYEKLGIAQSVDMYMLSSSVYENDIEKAKTYSTVKGFISKPLSIERLTELLKLVERQSSGF; translated from the coding sequence ATGATGACCTCAAAAATTAAGCTACTTGTAATTGATGATGATGACATCAATATTTTCATCATAAAAAAAATAGTAGAGAAAACGGGGTACAATGTAGAAATGATCTCCAAAACAAACGGCCAGATTGCCATTGATTATCTGGCGGGAGTCGTAAGTTCTGCAGAACAACTTCCTCAGCTGATCCTGATTGACATTAACATGCCTGTTCTGAACGGATGGGAATTTCTGGAAGCCTACGAGAAATTAGGGATCGCCCAAAGTGTAGACATGTACATGCTTTCATCCTCGGTATATGAGAATGATATCGAAAAGGCAAAAACATACAGTACCGTAAAAGGGTTTATTTCTAAACCCCTGTCTATAGAAAGGCTTACAGAATTATTAAAACTGGTAGAACGTCAATCTAGTGGATTTTAA